A stretch of Chionomys nivalis chromosome 26, mChiNiv1.1, whole genome shotgun sequence DNA encodes these proteins:
- the LOC130867092 gene encoding translation machinery-associated protein 7-like, whose product MSGREGGKKKHLKQPKKQAREMDEEDKAYKQKQKEEQKKLEELKAKAAGKGPLATGGIKKSDKK is encoded by the coding sequence ATGTCGGGCCGGGAAGGTGGCAAAAAGAAGCACCTGAAACAGCCCAAGAAGCAGGCCAGGGAAATGGACGAGGAAGATAAGGCTTacaagcagaaacaaaaagaggagcagaagaaacTCGAGGAGCTAAAAGCCAAGGCCGCGGGGAAGGGACCCCTAGCCACAGGTGGAATTAAGAAATCTGACAAAAAGTAA